The Phyllopteryx taeniolatus isolate TA_2022b chromosome 7, UOR_Ptae_1.2, whole genome shotgun sequence genome has a segment encoding these proteins:
- the mef2b gene encoding myocyte-specific enhancer factor 2B isoform X2 encodes MGRKKIQISRILDQRNRQVTFTKRKFGLMKKAYELSVLCDCEIALIIFNSTDRLFQYASTDMDKVLLKYTEYSEPHESRTNTDILETLRRKGLDLDASELEGEESMQAPPLRSPEAQFLVSESSFPVSSGPGVVPHRPPAFKCASPAPPAAHASFLPPHSGIGYSVFSHVSRGLDPKTPPPASPLTLPGDAANQGSGAGPNPAMSRGVLYQTGLHGAMGKAGLLGHTLAGYSLASPGASEYSQPGFHHSVSLQRGAVNSWYSMQPARQLHGPHINQGMSTGVCPFPSTLTHPPCLGVHVKSERSSPEQHMASPTSSPVLGLGLGRDQSPASRPGSTRHSPPGPGSETYLHDREDGGMPEQSNACEGWQR; translated from the exons ATgggaagaaagaaaatacaaatttctCGCATTCTGGACCAGAGAAACCGACAG GTGACCTTCACCAAGCGCAAGTTCGGCCTGATGAAAAAGGCGTACGAGCTGAGCGTGCTGTGCGACTGCGAGATCGCCCTCATCATCTTCAACAGCACCGATCGCCTCTTCCAGTACGCCAGCACAGACATGGACAAAGTGCTGCTCAAGTACACAGAGTACAGCGAGCCACACGAGAGCCGCACCAACACCGACATACTGGAG ACTCTGAGGAGGAAAGGCCTCGATCTGGATGCCTCGGAGCTCGAAGGCGAGGAGAGCATGCAG GCTCCGCCCCTGCGCTCCCCGGAAGCCCAGTTCCTGGTGTCAGAGAGCAGCTTCCCCGTCTCATCCGGACCCGGCGTGGTCCCCCACAGACCCCCGGCCTTTAAATGTGCCAGCCCGGCTCCACCAGCAGCTCACGCCTCCTTCCTGCCTCCACACTCAG GTATCGGCTACTCCGTCTTCTCCCACGTGAGCCGAGGGCTCGACCCCAAGACCCCGCCTCCAGCATCCCCTCTGACCCTACCGGGAGACGCGGCCAACCAGGGCTCAGGCGCCGGCCCGAACCCCGCCATGAGCAGGGGGGTCTTGTACCAGACGGGCCTGCATGGCGCCATGGGCAAGGCTGGGCTGCTGGGCCACACTCTGGCTGGTTACAGCCTCGCCTCCCCTGGAGCTTCTG AGTACAGCCAACCAGGTTTCCATCACTCTGTGAGCCTGCAGCGAGGCGCAGTGAATTCCTGGTACTCAATGCAGCCTGCACGCCAACTCCACGGGCCTCACATAAATCAGGG GATGTCCACCGGGGTGTGCCCTTTCCCCTCTACCTTGACGCATCCTCCCTGCCTCGGCGTGCACGTCAAATCAGAACGCAGCTCTCCTGAGCAGCACATGGCCTCTCCCACCTCCTCCCCCGTACTCGGCCTCGGCCTCGGGCGGGACCAGTCGCCCGCCAGCAGGCCCGGCTCGACCCGCCACAGCCCCCCGGGACCCGGGTCCGAGACTTACTTGCACGACCGAGAGGATGGAGGGATGCCCGAGCAGTCGAACGCGTGTGAGGGATGGCAGAGATAG
- the mef2b gene encoding myocyte-specific enhancer factor 2B isoform X1 yields MGRKKIQISRILDQRNRQVTFTKRKFGLMKKAYELSVLCDCEIALIIFNSTDRLFQYASTDMDKVLLKYTEYSEPHESRTNTDILETLRRKGLDLDASELEGEESMQVTGHKYQYGDGGDLSAGRQRLYAPPLRSPEAQFLVSESSFPVSSGPGVVPHRPPAFKCASPAPPAAHASFLPPHSGIGYSVFSHVSRGLDPKTPPPASPLTLPGDAANQGSGAGPNPAMSRGVLYQTGLHGAMGKAGLLGHTLAGYSLASPGASEYSQPGFHHSVSLQRGAVNSWYSMQPARQLHGPHINQGMSTGVCPFPSTLTHPPCLGVHVKSERSSPEQHMASPTSSPVLGLGLGRDQSPASRPGSTRHSPPGPGSETYLHDREDGGMPEQSNACEGWQR; encoded by the exons ATgggaagaaagaaaatacaaatttctCGCATTCTGGACCAGAGAAACCGACAG GTGACCTTCACCAAGCGCAAGTTCGGCCTGATGAAAAAGGCGTACGAGCTGAGCGTGCTGTGCGACTGCGAGATCGCCCTCATCATCTTCAACAGCACCGATCGCCTCTTCCAGTACGCCAGCACAGACATGGACAAAGTGCTGCTCAAGTACACAGAGTACAGCGAGCCACACGAGAGCCGCACCAACACCGACATACTGGAG ACTCTGAGGAGGAAAGGCCTCGATCTGGATGCCTCGGAGCTCGAAGGCGAGGAGAGCATGCAGGTGACCGGCCACAAATATCAATATGGCGACGGCGGGGACCTGTCTGCGGGTCGCCAGCGCCTTTAt GCTCCGCCCCTGCGCTCCCCGGAAGCCCAGTTCCTGGTGTCAGAGAGCAGCTTCCCCGTCTCATCCGGACCCGGCGTGGTCCCCCACAGACCCCCGGCCTTTAAATGTGCCAGCCCGGCTCCACCAGCAGCTCACGCCTCCTTCCTGCCTCCACACTCAG GTATCGGCTACTCCGTCTTCTCCCACGTGAGCCGAGGGCTCGACCCCAAGACCCCGCCTCCAGCATCCCCTCTGACCCTACCGGGAGACGCGGCCAACCAGGGCTCAGGCGCCGGCCCGAACCCCGCCATGAGCAGGGGGGTCTTGTACCAGACGGGCCTGCATGGCGCCATGGGCAAGGCTGGGCTGCTGGGCCACACTCTGGCTGGTTACAGCCTCGCCTCCCCTGGAGCTTCTG AGTACAGCCAACCAGGTTTCCATCACTCTGTGAGCCTGCAGCGAGGCGCAGTGAATTCCTGGTACTCAATGCAGCCTGCACGCCAACTCCACGGGCCTCACATAAATCAGGG GATGTCCACCGGGGTGTGCCCTTTCCCCTCTACCTTGACGCATCCTCCCTGCCTCGGCGTGCACGTCAAATCAGAACGCAGCTCTCCTGAGCAGCACATGGCCTCTCCCACCTCCTCCCCCGTACTCGGCCTCGGCCTCGGGCGGGACCAGTCGCCCGCCAGCAGGCCCGGCTCGACCCGCCACAGCCCCCCGGGACCCGGGTCCGAGACTTACTTGCACGACCGAGAGGATGGAGGGATGCCCGAGCAGTCGAACGCGTGTGAGGGATGGCAGAGATAG